The Curtobacterium poinsettiae DNA segment AGCTCGCCTCGCTCCGCCGACTGGCGAGGTTCCTGCCGTTCCACCGCCTGTACCACTCGGTCGAGCTGAGCATGCTCGCGTTCGTCTTCGCCGTGCTCGCCCTGGTGATCGGCGACCCGCTCGCCAGCCGGATCCTGGTCGGTGCGCTGTTGCCGCTCGCGGTGCTCGCGACGATCGGGCACTTCCTGGCGATCATCGCCTCGAAGCGGGTCAAGGCGTGACCGAGGACACGACCGCGCCCGGAACGGTGCGCCGCCACGCGGTGGTGCACCGCGGACGACCGCGCGTCGCCGTGGTGAGCCTGTCGCAGGGCACCCGGCCCGACGACCTGCGCCGCGGGCTGGACAGTGTGCTCGCGCAGCAGGACGTCGAGCTCGACGTCGTCTGCGTCGGCAACGGTTGGACGCCGACCGGGCTGCCGGACGGCGTGCGGGCGCTGGCCCTGCCCGAGAACGTCGGGATCCCGGCCGGGCGCAACGCCGGAGCCGAGGTCGTCGACGGCGACTACGTGTTCTTCCTCGACGACGATGCGTCGGTGCCGTCGCCGACGTTCCTGCGCGACGCGATCGCGGTGTTCGAGCACGATCCGTCGCTCGGCCTCGTGCAGCCCCGGGTCGTCGACCCCACGGGCGCCGCGAACCCCCGCCGGTGGGTGCCGCGGATCCGGAAGGGCGAGCCGGACCACTCGTCGCCGGTCTTCTCGGTCTGGGAAGGTGCCGTCGTGCTGCCGATGGACGTCTACCGGGCCGTCGGCGGCTGGGGCGCCGAGTACTTCTACGCCCACGAGGGCATCGAGCTCGCGTGGCGCGTGTGGGACGCCGGCCGTCGGACCTGGTACGCCGGGGACCTCGTCGCGCACCACCCCGCGATCGACCCGGCGCGGCACACCGAGTACTACCGGTTGAACGCCCGGAACCGGGTGTGGCTCGCTCGGCGCAACCTGCCGGCGGTGCTGCGCCCGGTGTACGTGGGGTCGTGGGCCGCGATCCAGATCGCGCGCTGGTGGCGTCACCCCCGCCGGCTGGCCACCTGGTTCGGAGGGATCCGTGAAGGATGGTCGACCGACTGCGGTCCTGTCCGGCCGATGGGCTGGCTCACAGTCGCACGGATGACCATCGCAGGGCGGCCGCCGGTCGTCTGACCCCGCCCACCCCGTACCGCCCGAGCAGACCCGGAGAACGACCATGTCGATCATCAGCGACCTGCGGACCGCCCTGCGGCTCGTCGAGCGACTCCTGGCGTCCCGCCGGAGCCGACGGCAGCTCGCACAGCGACTGCCGTCCGCGCCGGAGCCGGCGCCCGGTTCGGTCGAGATCGCCGTGTACTTCGCCGACGGTCCGGTCAACATGTACCAGGTGCGCCAGTGGTACGCGCCGCTGGCGGAACTCGCGAAAACGCACCCGGTGGCGATCGTCTCGCGGAGTCCGGGCACCATGCTGACCCTGCTCGACGAGTCGCCCGTGCCCGTGGTCTACGCCCGGCAGGTGGTCGACCTCGAGCACTTCGTCGACACCCAGGCGCCGAAGGTGGTGCTCTACGTCAACCAGAACGCCCGCAACTTCCAGATGATGCGGTACGGGCGGATGTGGCACGTCTTCGTCAACCACGGCGAGAGCGACAAGATGTACATGACCACGAACCAGTTCAAGGCCTACGACTACGCCCTGATCGCGGGGGACGCAGCACGCGATCGTCTGGCCGAGGCGCTGTGGGACTACGACCTGGACGCCCGGACCATCGCGATCGGACGCCCGCAGGCCGACCACTTCGCCGGAGCGGCCCCGTACCCCGACGACGACCGGACCGTCGTGCTCTACGCCCCGACGTGGGAGGGCGACCGCGGTGCCGCGGCGTACGGGTCGATCGCGTCGCACGGCACGGTCATCGCCGCGCAGGTGCTCGCATCACCCCGCCACCGTCTGGTGTACCGCCCGCACCCGCGCAGCGGCGTGCTCGACCCCGCCTACCGTGCGGCGCACGAGCGGATCGTCGCGGCGATCAGCGCCGCCAACGCCGCCGACCCGGCCGCACACCACCTGTACGACGACAGCGGTGCCCTCGGATGGCAGCTGGCGGACGCCGACGTGGCGATCACCGACATCAGCGCGATGATCTACGACCGGCTGGCGGTCGGCAAGCCGCTCATCGTCACGCGGCCGGTCTCGCCCGAGGCCGACGTCGACGAGCGGGGCTACCTGAGCGACGCGAACTGGCTGACCGCGGCCGATGCCCCGTCGGTGCTCGCCCGTGTCGACGCGGCCGCGAGCGACGCCGAGGAGCTCGCGCGCCTGCAGCACTGGGTCGCACGGTACTTCGGCGACACGACCCCGGGCGCCGCCACGGAGCGGTTCCACGAGGCCGTGGAGTGGCTGCTCGAGCGGTGGCGGACCGTCGCGGCCGAACGCGACGGGCGCTGACGGCCGGACGTCACCCGGTGTGCCGAGGCGCAGATCGGCGCAGGGTCACGGCTGGAACCCCGGCCCGACGAGTGACATCCGCCAGAGGTACTCGGACCGGTCGGGCCGACGCCACCGCACGATGACGATTCCCGTGTCCTCGGGGTCGGCACCGAAGACCGCCAGGGACAACGACCGGCCCGGATCGAGGCGGCGCACCGCGAGCGGCGGGCAGTAGCCGTTGCCCAGGTGGGTGAGGGAGAGGCCGTCGACCGGCTCGGGGCCGGTGTTGACGAGATCGTACCGACGCGGTGCGTGCGATCGGTCGACGGCGAACGGGACGGCGTACGCGGTTGGTGGGTGGTGCATGGGTGGAACGCTAGGGGGAGGGTCCGACGGCGGGACCCCGGGGGCGCTCACGAGCGCCGGTGCTGTGGAGGGAGCCAGCGATACCGGTGTTGGTGCAGGGGGAGTACCCCGGCCGGTCAGGAGCCGTAGTCTGCCGCGTACCGGGCCAGCGCGGCCTCGATGGTGCCGTCGAGCTGCAGACGACCCTTGTCGAGGTACAGCCCCCGGTCGCAGAAGCGGCGGAGGTCCTTGTCGCTGTGCGAGACGAAGAACAGCGTCCGGCCGCCGGCCAGGAGCTGCTCGATCCGCTTGTAGCACTTCTCGCGGAAGGCCTTGTCGCCCACCGCCAGCACCTCGTCGACCAGGATGACCGGTTCGTCGAGCCGCGAGATCACCGCGAACGCGATGCGGACCTTCATGCCGCTCGACAGGTGCTTGTAGGGGGTGTCCACGAAGTCGGCGATCTCGGCGAAGTCGATGATCTCGTCGAAGGCGTCGCGGATCTCGGCCCGCGACATGCCGTGCAGACCCGCCGTCAGGTACACGTTGTCGCGCACCGTGAGATCCCCGACGAAGCCACCGGTGATCTCGATGAGCGGGGCGACGCCGGCGCCCACGTCGACGCGGCCCTCGTCGGGCAGCATGACCTGGGCCACCAGCTTCAGCAGGGTCGACTTGCCCTGGCCGTTCCGCCCCACGACGCCGATCGCCTCGCCCGGACGGACGTCGAACGACACGTTGCGGAGCGCCCAGAACTCGTCGGCACGCTTGCGGCGCCCGCGTCCGGCGAACAGGTCCTTGAAGTTCCGGCTCGCGCGACGGTTGCGCTTGAAGCAGATGCCGGCGTCCCGTACCGAGATGACCGGTGCGACGGTCTCGGTGCGGCGGGTCTGGTCGGTCGCGGTCATCACAGCTCCTTCAGCACGCGGTGCTCGCTGCGGCGGAACACCGCGAAGCCGATCACCAGGACGATGCCGGTCACGACCACCGAGGCGCCGACCTCGAGCCAGTCGAGCTGGCCGGGGAAGAACGCCGCGCGGTACATGCCGAAGATGCCGGTGAGCGGGTTGATCGCGGCGATGTCCCGCAGTGCGGACGGCAGCGCGTGGGTGCCGTAGATGATCGGGGACGCGTAGAACAGGAACCGCAGCACGAGCTTGGTGGCGCGCTCGAGGTCGCGGAAGAAGACCACGAGCGGGGCGACGATGAGGCCCAGGCCGTAGACCAGCGCGCACTGCAGCACGATCGCCAACGGGAAGAACACGACCTGCCAGTGCAGGTGGGCACCCGTCGCGATCGCGAAGGCGGCCAGGACCGGCAGGCTCAGCAGGAACTCGATGCCCTTCGACGCGTCGATCCGTGCCACCCAGATCGTGCGGGGGATGGTGGTCGAGCGGATCAGCTTGGATTCCTTGATGAACGCCCGGGTGGAGTCCGAGACGCCACCGGTGAACCACATCCACGGCAGGAGTGCGGACAGCAGGAACACGATGTACGGATCTTCACCGACCGAACCGCGGTGGAAGACCTGCGTGAAGACGAACCAGTAGATCCCCGACATCACGAGCGGGTCGAGGATCGACCACACGTAGCCGAGCGCCGACGTCGAGTAGCGGACCCGGAGGTCGCGAACGGTCAGCAACCACAGGGCCTGACGATAGCGCCGACCGGCGCTCCGGGCCTTCGCGGGTGCGGGAGCCACGGGCGCGGTCGGCGCACTCGCTGTGGTCACGGTATCCCTTCGGGCGGAACCGCCGAGGGGGTCCTGACGGTGGTTCAGGCGAACAGGTTGTTCGCGCGCTCGAGGTCCTCGGCGAAGTCGATCTCGACCGCGTACAGGTCGGAGATGTCGATCGGCGTCCAGCGTAGCCCGTCCTCGGCGATGGCAGCCTCGATGCCGCCCTCGAAGTACTCCTGGTCGTCGACGCGGCCGAGCTGGCGGATGAGGGCCTGCTTGTCGGCGGCGGAGACGTAGTTGATGCCGACGGCTTCGCCGAGACCCCCGACGACCTGCTTGGAGAGCTTGTGGATGAAGCCCTCGGCGTCGACGGTGTACTTGACCTCTTCGTCGGAGACCTTGTCGGTGTTGACGCTGACGAAGGAACGGCCCTCGTCGATCATGTCGGCCGCACGGACGAGCGCCATCGGGTCGAAGACCACGTCGCCGTTCATCCAGAGGACACCGCTCTTGCCGGTGGCCTTGAGGGCACGCAGCAGGCTCTTCGAGGTGTTGGTGGAGTCGTAGGACTCGTTGTAGACGAAGTTCGCGTCGGGGAACGCCTCGACGATGTGCTCCGACTTGTAGCCGACGACGATCGTCACGCGGGCGCTCGAACCGAACGCGGCGCGGATGTTGTCGAACTGCTGCTGCATGATGGTGCGGCCGTCACTGAGCTCCGTGAGCGGCTTCGGCAGGCTGCGGCCGAGACGGCTGCCCATCCCCGCTGCGAGGATCACGATCTGCGTGGTCATGCTGGTCCCTTCTGGTGTCCGCCCGCGCACCCTGGGGTACGGGCGGGCCTCGTCGAGTCTGCGCTTCCAACGTCCGAGTTACCCGAGAACCGGTCGCGTCGACGTGGTCGTCGCTGCGAGGAGGCTGCCGGGATCGCCTGCTGGAGCAGGTTTCCAAGTGGTGAACACTCCTTCGTGCCCTGGTGAATGATACGGAAACACCCCCTCGCGGGGTACGGGTCTGCGTGCTTCGTACTCAATTCGTGACCCTGGCCGAGACGGTTCCCGCCGGTCGGAGAGCGTTGGTACGGTGGGTCGATGCCAGCGCGAGCAGAGAACGAGGACGTGTACGCCACGGCCGACGCTGCCTGGATGACCGAGGCGGGGGACGCCGACGACGCGGACACCGCCGCGGCTGCTGAGGACGACGCAGCCGACGACGACACGGGGGACACTGATGCGGACGACGCCGCCACTGATGACGCGATGACCGACGGGACGGCCGTCCGCACCGACGCGACGACGGAGACCCGCTCCGACGACGCAACGACCGAGACCGGCACCGACGACGCGACGGCCGGAGCGCCACGCCCCGCGAAGGCGCGCAACGGCAAGGGACGCACCAAACGCCCGACGAAGGCCGCCCCGCGGA contains these protein-coding regions:
- a CDS encoding glycosyltransferase family 2 protein, encoding MHRGRPRVAVVSLSQGTRPDDLRRGLDSVLAQQDVELDVVCVGNGWTPTGLPDGVRALALPENVGIPAGRNAGAEVVDGDYVFFLDDDASVPSPTFLRDAIAVFEHDPSLGLVQPRVVDPTGAANPRRWVPRIRKGEPDHSSPVFSVWEGAVVLPMDVYRAVGGWGAEYFYAHEGIELAWRVWDAGRRTWYAGDLVAHHPAIDPARHTEYYRLNARNRVWLARRNLPAVLRPVYVGSWAAIQIARWWRHPRRLATWFGGIREGWSTDCGPVRPMGWLTVARMTIAGRPPVV
- a CDS encoding CDP-glycerol glycerophosphotransferase family protein, with translation MSIISDLRTALRLVERLLASRRSRRQLAQRLPSAPEPAPGSVEIAVYFADGPVNMYQVRQWYAPLAELAKTHPVAIVSRSPGTMLTLLDESPVPVVYARQVVDLEHFVDTQAPKVVLYVNQNARNFQMMRYGRMWHVFVNHGESDKMYMTTNQFKAYDYALIAGDAARDRLAEALWDYDLDARTIAIGRPQADHFAGAAPYPDDDRTVVLYAPTWEGDRGAAAYGSIASHGTVIAAQVLASPRHRLVYRPHPRSGVLDPAYRAAHERIVAAISAANAADPAAHHLYDDSGALGWQLADADVAITDISAMIYDRLAVGKPLIVTRPVSPEADVDERGYLSDANWLTAADAPSVLARVDAAASDAEELARLQHWVARYFGDTTPGAATERFHEAVEWLLERWRTVAAERDGR
- a CDS encoding ABC transporter ATP-binding protein — protein: MTATDQTRRTETVAPVISVRDAGICFKRNRRASRNFKDLFAGRGRRKRADEFWALRNVSFDVRPGEAIGVVGRNGQGKSTLLKLVAQVMLPDEGRVDVGAGVAPLIEITGGFVGDLTVRDNVYLTAGLHGMSRAEIRDAFDEIIDFAEIADFVDTPYKHLSSGMKVRIAFAVISRLDEPVILVDEVLAVGDKAFREKCYKRIEQLLAGGRTLFFVSHSDKDLRRFCDRGLYLDKGRLQLDGTIEAALARYAADYGS
- a CDS encoding ABC transporter permease encodes the protein MTTASAPTAPVAPAPAKARSAGRRYRQALWLLTVRDLRVRYSTSALGYVWSILDPLVMSGIYWFVFTQVFHRGSVGEDPYIVFLLSALLPWMWFTGGVSDSTRAFIKESKLIRSTTIPRTIWVARIDASKGIEFLLSLPVLAAFAIATGAHLHWQVVFFPLAIVLQCALVYGLGLIVAPLVVFFRDLERATKLVLRFLFYASPIIYGTHALPSALRDIAAINPLTGIFGMYRAAFFPGQLDWLEVGASVVVTGIVLVIGFAVFRRSEHRVLKEL
- a CDS encoding NTP transferase domain-containing protein; translated protein: MTTQIVILAAGMGSRLGRSLPKPLTELSDGRTIMQQQFDNIRAAFGSSARVTIVVGYKSEHIVEAFPDANFVYNESYDSTNTSKSLLRALKATGKSGVLWMNGDVVFDPMALVRAADMIDEGRSFVSVNTDKVSDEEVKYTVDAEGFIHKLSKQVVGGLGEAVGINYVSAADKQALIRQLGRVDDQEYFEGGIEAAIAEDGLRWTPIDISDLYAVEIDFAEDLERANNLFA